A genomic window from Sulfurospirillum diekertiae includes:
- a CDS encoding adenosine deaminase — protein sequence MKELIQKLPKAELHLHIEGTLEPELMFALAQKNHIALPYQNIEEVKQAYNFTSLQSFLDIYYAGANVLINESDFFDLTWAYLLTCKAQNVVHVEIFFDPQTHTMRGIAFKTVVDGITKALAKAEEELGISSFLIMSFLRHLSEADAFATLQQSLPFKDKIIGVGLDSSEVGHPPSKFERVFAACAKVGYKIVAHAGEEGDSSYIWEAINLLHVNRIDHGIRCEEDAKLVDFLIEKQIPLTICPLSNVKLKAVKQMQEHNIVKLLRQGVLVTINSDDPAYFGGYINENYEAVVQSLHVNKEELKTLAKNSFKASFLSDVKKRSFIETISIY from the coding sequence ATGAAAGAGCTTATACAAAAACTTCCTAAAGCTGAATTGCATCTTCACATTGAAGGTACACTTGAGCCTGAACTCATGTTTGCACTCGCTCAAAAAAACCACATTGCACTGCCTTATCAAAACATTGAAGAGGTCAAACAAGCGTATAACTTCACCTCGTTACAATCTTTTTTAGATATCTACTATGCGGGTGCTAATGTGCTGATCAACGAATCCGATTTTTTCGATCTGACATGGGCATACCTTCTTACATGTAAAGCTCAAAATGTTGTTCATGTAGAGATCTTCTTCGATCCTCAAACCCATACTATGCGAGGAATTGCGTTTAAAACCGTTGTGGATGGCATCACGAAGGCACTTGCCAAAGCCGAAGAAGAACTGGGGATTAGCTCTTTTCTGATCATGAGTTTTTTGCGCCACCTTAGTGAAGCAGACGCGTTTGCAACATTGCAGCAATCTCTGCCCTTTAAAGATAAAATTATCGGCGTTGGACTAGATTCCAGTGAAGTGGGACATCCGCCATCCAAGTTTGAGCGCGTCTTTGCTGCGTGTGCAAAAGTGGGCTATAAGATCGTTGCGCATGCAGGTGAAGAAGGAGATAGTTCGTATATTTGGGAAGCAATTAACCTTTTACATGTAAACCGAATTGACCATGGTATTCGCTGCGAAGAGGATGCAAAATTGGTTGATTTTCTCATTGAAAAACAAATTCCTTTAACAATCTGTCCACTTTCCAATGTCAAACTTAAAGCGGTGAAACAGATGCAAGAACATAACATTGTCAAGCTTTTGCGCCAAGGTGTTTTAGTGACCATCAATTCTGATGATCCTGCTTATTTTGGTGGGTATATCAATGAAAACTATGAAGCAGTCGTGCAAAGTTTACATGTAAACAAGGAAGAGCTTAAAACTTTAGCCAAAAACAGTTTCAAAGCCTCCTTTTTAAGTGACGTTAAGAAGCGATCTTTTATAGAGACTATCTCCATCTATTAA
- a CDS encoding SDR family NAD(P)-dependent oxidoreductase: MKIALITGGSRGLGKSMALHLAQKGHDVIITYQHSKTEAQSVVDAIQQLGQKAALLQLDIAQTKTFPLFFEAFKALLASQWNTTHFDILINNAGIGINTSFMETTEEQFDTLMNIHLKGTFFFIQTLLPILNDGGTIINISSGLARFSLPGFAAYAMMKGGIEVLTRYLALELGKRSITVNVLAPGAIATDFGGGVVRDNENANAFIASQTALGRVGLADDIGAAVSLLVSDEAHWINGERIEVSGGMRL, encoded by the coding sequence ATGAAAATAGCACTTATCACAGGCGGCAGTAGAGGTTTAGGCAAAAGTATGGCATTGCATTTGGCGCAAAAAGGGCATGATGTCATCATCACCTATCAACATTCAAAAACAGAGGCGCAAAGTGTGGTGGATGCAATACAACAGTTGGGTCAAAAAGCAGCCTTGTTGCAGCTAGACATTGCTCAAACAAAAACATTTCCCTTGTTTTTTGAAGCGTTTAAAGCGCTCCTTGCTTCACAGTGGAACACCACGCATTTTGATATTCTTATTAACAACGCAGGTATTGGGATTAACACATCTTTTATGGAAACAACAGAGGAGCAGTTTGATACGTTGATGAATATTCATCTCAAAGGAACGTTCTTTTTTATTCAAACCTTGTTACCAATCCTCAACGATGGGGGTACAATCATCAATATATCATCAGGATTAGCTCGCTTTAGTTTACCAGGCTTTGCAGCATATGCTATGATGAAAGGTGGTATTGAGGTTTTGACACGGTATTTAGCCCTTGAATTAGGAAAACGAAGCATCACTGTGAATGTTTTAGCCCCTGGTGCAATCGCAACAGATTTTGGTGGGGGTGTAGTAAGAGACAACGAAAATGCTAATGCATTTATCGCGTCCCAAACAGCGCTGGGGCGTGTTGGACTCGCCGATGACATTGGTGCAGCCGTTTCACTGCTTGTTTCAGATGAAGCTCATTGGATCAATGGCGAACGCATCGAAGTTTCTGGCGGAATGCGTTTGTAG
- a CDS encoding AraC family transcriptional regulator, giving the protein MEEKLNALTILLQEEARKDGLNETSIANVKVFKASSVTEALHTVYEPSLFIIAQGAKRVMLGANKYCYDASSYLVSSMNLPISGQIIEASLEKPFLSMQLCFTPEYIFDLASQMDSVKKGTIQTPLAISVHRVSEELIDAILRLAKLFQKTEDSSILAPLIIKEILYRLLQGEYGGILRQFALHGSNANRIAQSIELITSDISEPLHIGLLSQKIGMSVSAFHKHFKYVTAMSPLQYQKQLRLQKARELLVTKMNEVGEVAFNVGYESPSQFSREYTRFFGLSPQKDLMQFKREIKSV; this is encoded by the coding sequence GTGGAAGAAAAGCTAAATGCACTTACGATCTTACTTCAAGAAGAAGCTCGAAAAGATGGGCTTAATGAAACAAGTATCGCCAACGTCAAGGTTTTTAAAGCCTCAAGTGTCACCGAAGCGTTGCATACAGTGTATGAGCCTTCTCTTTTCATCATTGCACAAGGCGCAAAGAGAGTGATGTTAGGAGCCAATAAGTATTGTTATGATGCCTCTTCGTATTTAGTCTCTTCGATGAATTTGCCAATATCAGGGCAAATCATCGAGGCATCGTTGGAAAAGCCATTTCTATCGATGCAACTTTGTTTTACACCTGAATATATTTTTGATCTTGCGTCACAAATGGATTCTGTGAAAAAAGGAACAATCCAAACGCCTTTAGCGATAAGCGTACATCGCGTGAGCGAAGAGTTGATTGACGCAATACTCAGATTGGCAAAACTCTTTCAAAAAACAGAAGATAGTTCCATTTTAGCACCACTCATTATCAAAGAGATTCTTTACCGACTATTGCAAGGAGAGTATGGTGGTATTTTGCGACAGTTTGCGTTGCATGGCTCGAATGCGAACCGCATTGCTCAGTCGATCGAGCTGATAACTTCCGATATTTCAGAACCTTTACATATTGGACTTCTGTCGCAAAAAATCGGAATGAGCGTCTCGGCTTTTCACAAACATTTTAAATACGTGACAGCGATGAGTCCTCTTCAATACCAAAAACAGTTACGTTTGCAAAAAGCACGTGAACTGTTAGTTACCAAGATGAATGAAGTAGGAGAAGTAGCATTTAATGTAGGTTACGAAAGTCCTTCGCAGTTTAGCAGAGAGTATACACGATTTTTTGGTCTCTCTCCTCAAAAAGATTTGATGCAATTTAAACGAGAGATAAAAAGTGTGTGA
- the ribB gene encoding 3,4-dihydroxy-2-butanone-4-phosphate synthase has product MNQICRDSSLHSSVKQAIASLQNQNGVIVMDNFNRENEADIIFHAGSLTTEQTALLIRECSGIVCLCLPPQKVDELELPMMVSHNESKFQTGFTITIEAKEGVTTGVSAQDRLTTIQAAIHPKGKAKIVSPGHVFPLRAKEGGVLERDGHTEASVDLMRLSGLSPYAVLCELTNVDGTMTVGDDIYDFAAKHGFPIVSIDEIIEYRKKHTL; this is encoded by the coding sequence ATGAATCAAATCTGTAGGGACTCGTCCCTTCACTCTTCTGTTAAGCAAGCCATTGCTTCGCTTCAAAACCAAAACGGCGTGATCGTTATGGACAACTTTAACCGCGAAAATGAAGCGGATATTATCTTCCATGCGGGCTCTCTCACGACAGAACAAACTGCACTGCTGATTCGTGAATGCAGTGGCATTGTTTGTCTCTGTTTACCACCACAAAAAGTCGATGAACTTGAACTTCCGATGATGGTTTCTCACAACGAGTCAAAATTTCAAACGGGTTTTACCATTACCATAGAAGCCAAAGAGGGTGTGACCACGGGTGTGAGTGCACAAGATCGTCTCACGACTATACAAGCCGCCATTCATCCTAAGGGCAAAGCAAAAATCGTCTCTCCTGGACATGTTTTTCCGCTTCGTGCCAAAGAGGGTGGCGTATTAGAGCGAGATGGTCATACCGAAGCTTCGGTCGATTTGATGCGTCTTTCAGGACTTTCACCCTATGCCGTTTTGTGTGAACTGACCAATGTAGATGGGACAATGACCGTAGGCGATGACATTTATGACTTTGCTGCGAAACACGGGTTTCCCATTGTGAGCATTGATGAAATTATTGAATATCGCAAAAAGCACACACTTTAA
- a CDS encoding LysR substrate-binding domain-containing protein, producing MTFQELRFFYSLCEDSHISNLAQKMGISQSAISLSIKSLEAQIGEQLFDRIGKKLVLNEIGRLFKEKTYSHFRALNDAEDFFKNSKISGILKIASSKTIGDFITPQIVFDFLARHEEVRIQKDIQNSSQIIQMVKDSTIDIGFIESSCEDADILKNAIGDDQLIVVSSDACLGEGTFYIDELFHKKWILREKGSGTREVFLKALGEIALDLNIFMEFSEFEEAKTILLNNPQTITCLSKVAVTNELNRGELFEVNLVNLKIGRSFYLIYHKNKYQSRLFNEFKQFVHAQMSARHKLTSL from the coding sequence ATGACCTTTCAAGAATTGAGATTTTTTTATTCTCTCTGCGAAGATTCACATATCTCTAATTTAGCACAAAAAATGGGTATCAGCCAATCAGCTATTTCGCTTTCTATCAAGTCGTTGGAAGCGCAAATAGGAGAACAGCTTTTTGATCGCATCGGAAAAAAGTTAGTATTGAATGAAATCGGCAGGCTTTTTAAAGAAAAAACCTACTCTCATTTTAGAGCACTCAACGATGCCGAGGATTTTTTTAAGAACAGTAAAATCTCGGGGATTTTAAAAATCGCTTCGAGTAAAACGATTGGGGATTTTATCACCCCACAAATTGTTTTTGATTTTTTAGCACGCCATGAAGAGGTGAGAATTCAAAAAGACATACAAAACTCTTCTCAGATTATTCAAATGGTGAAAGATTCGACCATCGATATAGGCTTTATCGAATCATCGTGCGAGGATGCAGATATTCTCAAAAATGCCATTGGCGATGACCAACTCATTGTTGTGAGCAGTGATGCGTGTCTTGGGGAAGGAACATTTTATATCGATGAGCTGTTTCATAAAAAGTGGATTTTAAGGGAAAAAGGCTCAGGTACACGAGAGGTTTTTTTAAAAGCTTTAGGCGAGATTGCTCTGGATTTAAATATTTTTATGGAGTTTTCTGAATTTGAAGAGGCGAAAACCATTTTGCTCAATAATCCTCAAACCATCACCTGTCTTTCCAAAGTTGCCGTTACCAACGAACTGAATCGTGGTGAACTTTTTGAAGTGAACTTGGTCAACTTAAAAATTGGTCGATCGTTTTACCTCATTTACCATAAAAATAAATACCAAAGTAGACTTTTTAACGAATTTAAACAGTTTGTTCACGCACAAATGAGTGCCCGTCATAAGCTCACAAGCCTATAA
- a CDS encoding YeiH family protein: MFQKENRNNTLSGILFVALFSMSATYLADFAILKHLGISPLIVGIVLGMIYANTLRNRLPHEWVPGILFSTKTILRTGIVLYGFRITFQNIEAVGTAGIFTSVVIVASTFIIGYIVGTKVLKLDKETTILTSAGSSICGAAAVLATEPVINAEPYKSAIAVSTVVVFGSIAMFLYPFLYTLGLIPLSPEAMGIYIGGTIHEVAHVVAAGNAVGIEAAKTAVIVKMIRVMLLAPFLVILGFWLVRTTQHVAQKQKSKITIPWFAVFFIIVAGFNSFNFLPQGLVGDINAIDTFLLTMAMTALGMETSVDKFKNVGMKPIYLATILFAWLMVGGFFIVQCSLSL; the protein is encoded by the coding sequence ATGTTTCAAAAGGAAAACCGAAATAATACCTTGAGTGGTATCTTGTTTGTAGCGCTCTTTTCGATGAGTGCAACGTATTTAGCTGATTTTGCCATTTTGAAACATCTTGGCATCAGCCCTTTAATTGTGGGCATCGTCTTGGGTATGATTTATGCCAATACTTTGCGTAACAGACTGCCGCATGAGTGGGTTCCAGGCATTCTCTTTTCAACCAAAACTATTTTACGAACAGGCATTGTCCTTTATGGCTTTCGCATTACGTTTCAAAACATTGAAGCGGTGGGAACGGCGGGTATATTTACCAGTGTGGTTATCGTTGCTTCGACTTTCATCATCGGTTATATTGTTGGAACAAAAGTGTTGAAGCTCGACAAAGAGACGACGATTCTGACCAGCGCAGGCAGTTCCATCTGTGGGGCGGCGGCTGTGTTAGCCACCGAGCCTGTCATCAATGCTGAGCCTTATAAAAGCGCCATTGCGGTTTCTACGGTGGTAGTGTTTGGAAGCATTGCCATGTTCTTGTATCCGTTTTTATACACATTAGGTCTCATTCCACTCTCGCCTGAGGCAATGGGAATTTACATCGGCGGAACGATTCATGAGGTAGCGCATGTCGTGGCTGCTGGCAATGCCGTGGGGATTGAAGCTGCAAAAACTGCGGTCATCGTAAAGATGATACGGGTGATGCTCCTTGCTCCTTTTTTGGTGATTTTAGGATTTTGGTTGGTACGCACAACTCAGCACGTCGCTCAAAAACAAAAGAGCAAGATTACGATTCCTTGGTTTGCTGTCTTTTTTATCATTGTTGCAGGATTTAACTCTTTTAATTTCTTGCCTCAAGGCTTGGTGGGTGACATCAATGCCATTGATACTTTTCTGCTGACCATGGCGATGACGGCACTGGGAATGGAAACGAGTGTAGACAAGTTTAAAAATGTGGGGATGAAACCCATCTATCTCGCAACGATTTTATTTGCATGGCTGATGGTGGGAGGCTTCTTTATCGTTCAATGCTCTTTGAGTTTATAG
- a CDS encoding glutathione peroxidase, which produces MSIYDFEVKTINGETISMNMFQNKVLLIVNVASKCGFTNQYEGLENLYEKYKDKGFTILGFPCNQFMNQEPLSEDDIKSFCSITYGVTFPMFAKIDVNGEHTHPLYAYLKEAQKGLLGIEAIKWNFTKFLVDKNGVVVNRFAPATKPESLELDILLYL; this is translated from the coding sequence ATGAGCATTTACGACTTTGAAGTCAAAACGATCAACGGTGAAACTATCTCAATGAATATGTTTCAAAACAAAGTTTTACTCATCGTCAATGTTGCGAGTAAATGCGGTTTTACAAATCAATATGAAGGGCTAGAGAATTTATACGAAAAGTACAAAGATAAGGGATTTACCATCTTAGGTTTTCCATGCAATCAATTTATGAACCAAGAGCCCTTAAGCGAAGATGACATCAAGAGTTTTTGCTCAATTACGTATGGTGTTACCTTCCCTATGTTTGCCAAAATCGATGTCAATGGAGAGCATACCCACCCGCTCTACGCCTACCTTAAAGAGGCGCAAAAAGGGCTTTTGGGTATTGAAGCGATTAAATGGAATTTCACCAAATTTTTAGTCGATAAAAATGGGGTTGTTGTCAATCGTTTTGCCCCCGCCACCAAACCAGAATCGTTGGAGCTTGATATTCTTCTTTACCTATAA
- a CDS encoding YitT family protein codes for MKYSMLSTQLLQTIYVLLGTMSMAFGVVCFLSPNGVITGGGIGIALILHFFITQLTLGTLILIVSIPFVVLGYFYFGKLYCLKTLMALFATSFFTDLFREVLHLKPITDDILLASVFGGICIGLGVGLIIKGRSSTGSTSILGEIAAQRSKFKAAEVLLAIDLSIMMAYIFAYGDVKKALYSMFSVYMSTKIIDVILTGRPSKKVVKIVSNNVEALTEQIRERIEEHGTIFTGIGLHHQKQIKTMILVTVEMSKIQLLKDIIREYDPEAFLIISEASEFLGRN; via the coding sequence ATGAAATATTCTATGCTTTCTACACAACTGTTGCAAACAATTTACGTTCTGTTAGGAACCATGTCGATGGCATTTGGTGTCGTCTGTTTTCTCTCTCCTAATGGCGTCATAACGGGTGGTGGCATTGGTATTGCACTGATTTTGCATTTTTTCATCACACAACTAACACTAGGAACACTCATTTTGATTGTTAGCATTCCATTTGTCGTGCTCGGTTATTTTTATTTTGGAAAACTCTATTGCCTTAAAACGTTAATGGCACTTTTTGCAACCTCATTTTTCACCGATCTTTTTCGCGAAGTCTTGCACCTCAAACCCATTACCGATGATATTTTACTCGCTTCGGTCTTTGGTGGCATCTGCATTGGCCTTGGCGTTGGATTGATTATCAAAGGACGTTCTTCGACAGGAAGTACGTCCATTCTGGGCGAAATTGCCGCGCAAAGAAGTAAATTTAAAGCAGCAGAAGTCCTTTTAGCCATCGACCTTTCCATTATGATGGCCTATATTTTTGCGTATGGCGATGTCAAAAAAGCACTCTACAGTATGTTTAGCGTTTACATGAGCACAAAAATCATCGACGTTATTCTGACCGGTCGTCCTTCCAAAAAAGTAGTTAAGATTGTCTCTAACAATGTGGAAGCCTTAACCGAACAGATTAGGGAGCGTATTGAAGAGCATGGTACAATTTTTACAGGCATTGGCTTGCACCATCAAAAGCAAATCAAGACAATGATTTTAGTCACTGTTGAGATGTCAAAGATTCAACTCTTAAAAGACATCATTCGAGAATATGACCCTGAAGCATTTCTCATCATCTCTGAAGCTTCTGAATTTTTAGGACGAAACTAA
- the sppA gene encoding signal peptide peptidase SppA codes for MLELIKKPFIWIGAILSYIQNHFKAMLFVLLLVFIYGSQEELKTPNLAVVKIEGEILNVQDILEEIDKADKDEKIKGVLLQVDSPGGALAPSIELSMAVKRLSEHKPVVAYAAGSMTSGSYYASIWSNYIIANPGAFIGSIGVLFQAPNVAELAKKLGISEQIITAGDYKQMGTFTREWTPKERGALKDLIDDAYTLFITDVATARGLNLAKPNEFANAQVFIANKALGIHLIDEVGSIQTAKSKVEELSNVSHPVWEKPDKMDKWMKKLESSSKLPIFNLMGYLK; via the coding sequence ATGCTAGAACTGATTAAAAAGCCTTTTATCTGGATCGGCGCTATTTTGAGCTACATCCAAAACCACTTTAAAGCGATGCTTTTTGTACTGCTTTTGGTGTTCATTTATGGTTCTCAAGAAGAGCTTAAAACCCCAAACCTTGCAGTTGTGAAAATCGAAGGCGAAATCTTAAATGTCCAAGATATTTTAGAAGAGATTGACAAAGCAGACAAAGACGAAAAGATCAAGGGTGTCCTTTTACAAGTAGACTCCCCAGGTGGTGCATTAGCGCCTTCCATCGAGCTTTCGATGGCGGTAAAACGATTATCTGAACACAAACCAGTCGTGGCGTATGCCGCAGGCAGTATGACCAGTGGAAGTTATTATGCTTCGATTTGGTCCAATTACATCATCGCCAATCCAGGAGCTTTTATCGGCTCTATCGGTGTTCTTTTCCAAGCGCCTAATGTCGCAGAACTGGCTAAAAAACTGGGCATTTCCGAGCAGATTATCACCGCAGGCGATTACAAACAGATGGGAACGTTCACCAGAGAGTGGACACCCAAAGAGCGCGGTGCACTCAAAGATTTGATTGATGATGCCTACACGCTTTTCATCACCGATGTTGCCACAGCACGCGGACTCAATCTTGCCAAACCTAACGAATTTGCCAATGCGCAAGTCTTTATCGCCAATAAAGCACTCGGCATTCACCTTATTGATGAAGTAGGCTCTATTCAAACCGCTAAAAGCAAAGTTGAAGAGCTTTCCAATGTCAGTCATCCCGTTTGGGAAAAACCAGACAAAATGGACAAATGGATGAAAAAACTAGAGAGCAGTTCCAAATTGCCTATTTTTAATTTGATGGGGTATCTCAAATAA
- the mqnF gene encoding aminofutalosine deaminase family hydrolase, with protein sequence MTLITADFVLTCNESFEIIEEGAVLFDTHILEVGTSAELKAKHPTVTVIETPQNSVILPGLINSHVHLEFSANQSMLRYGDFIAWLRSVIKHREELSALATTELITCKLQEMLKSGTTTLGAISSFGADLEACVEAPQRVVYFNEVLGSVPSAVDAMYGDFRGRLEASQEFTCKRFIPAVSVHSPYSTHPILAKKALQIAREEGCVVSTHFMESPAERAWIDTGSGDFQSFFSAFNPHAKPMCEAVEYLELFSHNPTLFTHAVQATKHELDTIAKQQATLTHCPVSNRLLGVGKLDLEAVQKENINLTLGTDGLSSNISLSLWDEMRSALMLHPKLELSSLAQTLLQSVTCNAAKALQLPCGVLEKERYADLIVVTLPQACEKEDMPLQLILHTHQTHLTFIDGEQLC encoded by the coding sequence GTGACTCTCATAACTGCCGATTTTGTACTAACATGCAACGAGTCGTTTGAGATCATTGAAGAGGGTGCTGTTTTGTTTGACACACACATCCTCGAAGTGGGAACAAGTGCGGAACTTAAAGCCAAACACCCCACAGTAACCGTGATCGAAACACCTCAAAATAGTGTGATTTTACCTGGTCTTATCAACAGCCATGTGCATTTAGAATTTAGTGCCAACCAAAGTATGCTTCGCTATGGCGATTTTATTGCATGGCTTCGCTCTGTCATCAAACACCGTGAAGAGCTCAGTGCACTTGCAACAACAGAACTCATTACATGTAAACTCCAAGAGATGCTCAAAAGTGGCACTACAACTTTAGGTGCCATCAGCAGTTTTGGAGCCGACTTGGAAGCGTGTGTTGAGGCACCTCAACGTGTCGTTTATTTCAATGAGGTTTTAGGTTCAGTCCCCAGTGCGGTGGATGCTATGTATGGAGATTTCAGAGGACGACTTGAAGCCTCACAAGAGTTTACATGTAAACGTTTTATACCTGCCGTTTCAGTGCATTCGCCCTATTCAACACACCCGATTTTGGCTAAAAAAGCGCTTCAAATTGCTCGTGAAGAGGGATGTGTGGTCTCGACGCATTTTATGGAAAGCCCTGCGGAGCGTGCATGGATTGATACAGGGAGTGGCGATTTTCAAAGCTTCTTTAGTGCGTTTAATCCACACGCCAAACCGATGTGTGAAGCGGTCGAATACCTAGAGCTCTTTTCACACAATCCAACGCTTTTCACCCACGCCGTACAAGCAACAAAACACGAGTTAGATACGATTGCCAAACAACAAGCAACTCTAACCCATTGCCCTGTTTCCAACCGACTTTTAGGTGTAGGAAAACTTGATCTTGAAGCAGTGCAAAAAGAGAACATTAACCTCACCCTAGGAACCGATGGTCTTAGCTCCAACATTTCACTCAGCCTCTGGGATGAGATGCGAAGTGCTCTGATGTTACACCCCAAATTAGAGCTTTCAAGCCTTGCGCAAACGCTTTTACAAAGCGTTACATGTAATGCGGCAAAAGCGCTACAACTACCGTGTGGCGTGCTTGAAAAAGAACGTTATGCTGACCTCATCGTAGTAACCTTACCCCAAGCGTGTGAAAAAGAAGATATGCCTTTGCAACTTATCTTACACACACATCAAACCCATTTAACTTTTATTGACGGAGAACAATTATGCTAG
- the aroQ gene encoding type II 3-dehydroquinate dehydratase: MKIVVIQGPNLNMLGHREQTIYGGMKLEEIHSQMETVAKQNGFEIEFFQSNLEGEIVDRIQECLGDADGIIINPAAYTHTSIAIRDAISDVSLPAIEVHISNIYRREEFRQKSMTAAVCTGQISGFGPFGYHLAMISMMQMLGELDALRKAQAAQQQVTKA; encoded by the coding sequence ATGAAAATTGTCGTGATTCAAGGTCCAAATCTTAATATGCTAGGACACAGAGAGCAAACTATTTACGGTGGTATGAAACTCGAAGAGATTCACTCTCAAATGGAGACAGTCGCCAAACAAAACGGTTTTGAAATCGAATTTTTTCAATCCAATTTAGAGGGTGAAATTGTTGACCGTATCCAAGAGTGTTTGGGTGATGCCGATGGTATTATCATCAACCCAGCAGCCTACACACATACCTCTATCGCCATTCGTGATGCGATTAGTGACGTCTCTTTACCTGCGATTGAAGTGCACATCAGCAATATTTACCGACGTGAAGAGTTCCGTCAGAAAAGTATGACGGCAGCTGTTTGTACAGGACAAATCAGTGGTTTTGGACCTTTTGGTTACCACCTTGCTATGATCTCGATGATGCAAATGCTCGGTGAACTTGATGCGCTTCGCAAAGCACAAGCAGCACAACAACAAGTCACAAAAGCGTAA
- a CDS encoding M24 family metallopeptidase, with amino-acid sequence MNYILQDENALYFECGFSCDHAVFLKLGSEAFFITDARYTTEASEVIKNATVLEGDRRDLLKTARLLIRKSGITTLAYNPAEWNVEAYARLSEKLNINFQKKPNFSQQKRIIKSDRELEILKSAALFGKEAFTRFGEFLKHHGEGMDEKRAFFEAEAILKRHGELGLSFEPIIALGANAAKPHALPTCKTLQKGELVLLDAGVKYQRYCSDRTRTSFFGEAFNFEKEQHFNETLKQKVYDTVLCAQEAALKAVKIGVKAKEIDKAARDVIDKAGFGAYFIHSTGHGVGLDIHELPVISARSETIIEENMVFTIEPGIYLPGQFGVRIEDTIIARDNGAEVLG; translated from the coding sequence ATGAACTACATTCTCCAAGATGAAAACGCACTCTACTTCGAGTGCGGTTTTTCATGCGACCATGCGGTTTTTTTAAAGCTGGGAAGTGAAGCCTTTTTTATCACCGATGCACGTTATACTACAGAAGCCTCTGAAGTGATTAAAAATGCTACCGTTTTGGAAGGTGACAGACGCGATCTTTTAAAAACAGCGCGTCTGTTAATTCGAAAAAGTGGTATCACGACGCTTGCGTATAATCCAGCCGAATGGAATGTGGAAGCGTATGCAAGGCTGAGTGAAAAACTGAACATCAACTTTCAAAAAAAACCGAATTTTTCGCAACAAAAACGCATCATCAAAAGTGATCGAGAGCTTGAAATCCTCAAAAGTGCGGCACTTTTTGGCAAAGAAGCCTTTACACGTTTTGGAGAATTTTTAAAACATCATGGGGAAGGTATGGATGAAAAACGTGCCTTCTTTGAAGCCGAAGCGATTTTAAAACGCCATGGTGAACTAGGACTTAGTTTTGAGCCGATTATCGCTCTTGGAGCCAATGCTGCCAAACCACATGCACTGCCTACATGTAAAACGCTTCAAAAGGGTGAACTCGTTCTTTTAGATGCGGGGGTGAAATACCAGCGTTACTGTTCCGATCGTACACGCACGAGCTTTTTTGGTGAAGCGTTTAACTTTGAAAAAGAGCAACATTTTAACGAGACCTTGAAACAGAAAGTTTATGATACCGTGTTGTGTGCTCAAGAAGCCGCTCTTAAAGCAGTGAAAATAGGTGTCAAAGCTAAAGAGATTGACAAAGCAGCACGCGATGTCATTGACAAAGCGGGATTTGGAGCGTATTTCATTCATTCCACTGGGCATGGTGTCGGTCTGGATATTCACGAATTGCCTGTGATTAGTGCGCGTTCTGAAACGATTATTGAAGAAAATATGGTCTTTACCATAGAGCCAGGCATTTATTTACCAGGGCAATTTGGCGTGAGAATTGAAGATACGATTATCGCGCGAGATAACGGTGCTGAGGTTCTGGGGTGA